In Gadus macrocephalus chromosome 4, ASM3116895v1, the following proteins share a genomic window:
- the morn3 gene encoding MORN repeat-containing protein 3 isoform X1, whose protein sequence is MRVIHVGLPQGMPFLKNTNKVQPLAKLWDTKAQKNGQRKTVYSVNGDKYTGEWQDNKKQGKGTQIWKKAAAIYDGDWKLGKREGYGTFSKLCPKTNRYARLYSGEWKNDKKHGQGTYYYSTTAVYMGEWRDGRRTGRGRMHYDNGDIYEGAWLHDKHHGLGMIQQANGNRYEGSWQDGKKNGQGRFLFWERGQIYKGLWVDGVCKFGTLSDYGRDDGPMPSKSPFPKVGLLDAQSVLMEAESTFLKMLF, encoded by the exons ATGAGAG TTATTCATGTAGGTCTACCCCAAGGCATGCCATTTCTGAAGAACACCAACAAAGTCCAACCCCTGGCCAAGTTATGGGACACGAAGGCCCAGAAAAATGGACAGCGTAAAACAGTGTACTCTGTAAATGGAGATAAATACACCGGGGAATGGCAGGACAACAAGAAACAAG GAAAAGGAACTCAGATTTGGAAAAAGGCAGCTGCGATCTATGATGGAGACTGGAAGCTTGGAAAGCGCGAGGGATATGGCACTTTCAGCAAACTATGTCCAAAAACCAACCGATATGCAAGACTCTACTCTGGTGAATGgaaaaatgacaaaaaacaC GGACAGGGAACATACTACTACAGCACGACGGCTGTATATATGGGCGAGTGGAGGGATGGCCGGAGGACTGGCCGGGGGAGAATGCACTATGACAACGGAGACATATACGAGGGGGCGTGGCTTCACGACAAGCATCACGGATTGGGGATGATCCAGCAGG CAAACGGAAACCGATACGAGGGCAGCTGGCAGGACGGAAAGAAGAATGGCCAAGGAAGGTTCCTATTTTGGGAGCGAGGTCAGATTTACAAAGGCCTCTGGGTGGACGGAGTCTGTAAATTTGGTACACTGTCTGATTACGGAAGAGATGACGGTCCAATGCCATCCAAGAGTCCCTTCCCAAAG GTGGGGCTGTTGGATGCACAGTCGGTTTTGATGGAGGCAGAATCAACCTTCttgaaaatgttattttaa
- the morn3 gene encoding MORN repeat-containing protein 3 isoform X2 translates to MRGLPQGMPFLKNTNKVQPLAKLWDTKAQKNGQRKTVYSVNGDKYTGEWQDNKKQGKGTQIWKKAAAIYDGDWKLGKREGYGTFSKLCPKTNRYARLYSGEWKNDKKHGQGTYYYSTTAVYMGEWRDGRRTGRGRMHYDNGDIYEGAWLHDKHHGLGMIQQANGNRYEGSWQDGKKNGQGRFLFWERGQIYKGLWVDGVCKFGTLSDYGRDDGPMPSKSPFPKVGLLDAQSVLMEAESTFLKMLF, encoded by the exons ATGAGAG GTCTACCCCAAGGCATGCCATTTCTGAAGAACACCAACAAAGTCCAACCCCTGGCCAAGTTATGGGACACGAAGGCCCAGAAAAATGGACAGCGTAAAACAGTGTACTCTGTAAATGGAGATAAATACACCGGGGAATGGCAGGACAACAAGAAACAAG GAAAAGGAACTCAGATTTGGAAAAAGGCAGCTGCGATCTATGATGGAGACTGGAAGCTTGGAAAGCGCGAGGGATATGGCACTTTCAGCAAACTATGTCCAAAAACCAACCGATATGCAAGACTCTACTCTGGTGAATGgaaaaatgacaaaaaacaC GGACAGGGAACATACTACTACAGCACGACGGCTGTATATATGGGCGAGTGGAGGGATGGCCGGAGGACTGGCCGGGGGAGAATGCACTATGACAACGGAGACATATACGAGGGGGCGTGGCTTCACGACAAGCATCACGGATTGGGGATGATCCAGCAGG CAAACGGAAACCGATACGAGGGCAGCTGGCAGGACGGAAAGAAGAATGGCCAAGGAAGGTTCCTATTTTGGGAGCGAGGTCAGATTTACAAAGGCCTCTGGGTGGACGGAGTCTGTAAATTTGGTACACTGTCTGATTACGGAAGAGATGACGGTCCAATGCCATCCAAGAGTCCCTTCCCAAAG GTGGGGCTGTTGGATGCACAGTCGGTTTTGATGGAGGCAGAATCAACCTTCttgaaaatgttattttaa
- the morn3 gene encoding MORN repeat-containing protein 3 isoform X3, with protein sequence MPFLKNTNKVQPLAKLWDTKAQKNGQRKTVYSVNGDKYTGEWQDNKKQGKGTQIWKKAAAIYDGDWKLGKREGYGTFSKLCPKTNRYARLYSGEWKNDKKHGQGTYYYSTTAVYMGEWRDGRRTGRGRMHYDNGDIYEGAWLHDKHHGLGMIQQANGNRYEGSWQDGKKNGQGRFLFWERGQIYKGLWVDGVCKFGTLSDYGRDDGPMPSKSPFPKVGLLDAQSVLMEAESTFLKMLF encoded by the exons ATGCCATTTCTGAAGAACACCAACAAAGTCCAACCCCTGGCCAAGTTATGGGACACGAAGGCCCAGAAAAATGGACAGCGTAAAACAGTGTACTCTGTAAATGGAGATAAATACACCGGGGAATGGCAGGACAACAAGAAACAAG GAAAAGGAACTCAGATTTGGAAAAAGGCAGCTGCGATCTATGATGGAGACTGGAAGCTTGGAAAGCGCGAGGGATATGGCACTTTCAGCAAACTATGTCCAAAAACCAACCGATATGCAAGACTCTACTCTGGTGAATGgaaaaatgacaaaaaacaC GGACAGGGAACATACTACTACAGCACGACGGCTGTATATATGGGCGAGTGGAGGGATGGCCGGAGGACTGGCCGGGGGAGAATGCACTATGACAACGGAGACATATACGAGGGGGCGTGGCTTCACGACAAGCATCACGGATTGGGGATGATCCAGCAGG CAAACGGAAACCGATACGAGGGCAGCTGGCAGGACGGAAAGAAGAATGGCCAAGGAAGGTTCCTATTTTGGGAGCGAGGTCAGATTTACAAAGGCCTCTGGGTGGACGGAGTCTGTAAATTTGGTACACTGTCTGATTACGGAAGAGATGACGGTCCAATGCCATCCAAGAGTCCCTTCCCAAAG GTGGGGCTGTTGGATGCACAGTCGGTTTTGATGGAGGCAGAATCAACCTTCttgaaaatgttattttaa
- the orai1b gene encoding calcium release-activated calcium channel protein 1, with protein sequence MSLNEHSLQALSWRKLYLSRAKLKASSRTSALLSGFAMVAMVEVQLDNSYPYPPGLLIAFSACTTVLVAVHLFALMVSTCILPNIEAVSNVHNINSVQESPHERMHRHIELAWAFSTVIGTLLFLAEVVLLCWVKFLPVKSKDSANSTISSGRAAAITSTSIMVPFAFIFIVFAVHFYRSLVSHKTDRQFQELEELSNLTRLQNELDHRGDPSIMQAPSSIFP encoded by the exons ATGAGTCTGAACGAGCATTCATTGCAAGCCCTGTCGTGGAGGAAACTGTACTTGAGTCGAGCAAAACTAAAGGCTTCCAGCCGGACATCGGCTCTGCTTTCAGGATTTGCAATG gtGGCAATGGTGGAAGTACAGCTGGACAACAGTTATCCTTATCCGCCTGGTCTGCTGATCGCATTCAGTGCCTGCACCACGGTCCTTGTAGCTGTTCACCTTTTTGCTCTTATGGTCAGTACTTGTATTTTGCCCAATATAGAGGCTGTCAGCAACGTGCACAACATCAACTCTGTGCAGGAGTCCCCACATGAGAGAATGCACCGACATATTGAGCTCGCATGGGCTTTTTCTACTGTCATAGGTACCTTGCTTTTTCTAGCCGAGGTGGTTTTGCTCTGCTGGGTCAAATTCTTGCCTGTCAAGAGCAAAGACTCTGCAAATAGTACTATTTCATCCGGGAGGGCTGCCGCTATTACTTCCACCTCTATTATGGTTCCTTTTGCTTTTATCTTCATTGTCTTTGCTGTGCATTTCTACCGCTCCCTGGTTAGTCACAAGACTGACCGACAGTTTCAAGAACTGGAAGAACTGTCTAATCTGACCAGGCTACAAAATGAACTGGACCACAGAGGAGATCCTTCTATCATGCAAGCTCCCAGCTCCATCTTCCCATAG